The following proteins come from a genomic window of Vicia villosa cultivar HV-30 ecotype Madison, WI unplaced genomic scaffold, Vvil1.0 ctg.001143F_1_1_1, whole genome shotgun sequence:
- the LOC131633569 gene encoding AT-hook motif nuclear-localized protein 28-like gives MTTNNPRENLLMSTPSSKSPSSGAFFNGPSEQKEDLAAMPFKRCKGRPRGSKNKPKSYIEIEEEPDNIMKWVVIKIPTGDDIVQSLINVALHHRANITILGGFGLVSDVTLHNSVSQVPPLTISGSSQMVSISGTYFNTYNGVFIEPFHSSFSIFLAGDRGEVFGGTVVGKLKAAADILITATLSKKPEFYKGDTINESIQEVEQDGHKNTPFMSSNGVTETNSNHPNYQFLAPPPGFEDVKPWNHCIHTNNY, from the coding sequence ATGACCACCAACAACCCCCGTGAAAATTTGTTGATGTCAACACCATCATCAAAATCACCATCCTCCGGAGCATTTTTCAATGGTCCTAGTGAACAAAAGGAGGATCTGGCTGCAATGCCCTTTAAGAGATGTAAGGGTAGACCACGGGGCTCCAAGAACAAACCCAAGTCCTATATTGAGATTGAAGAAGAACCCGATAACATCATGAAATGGGTTGTCATCAAAATCCCTACTGGAGACGATATAGTGCAGTCTCTCATCAATGTTGCTTTGCATCATCGAGCTAACATCACTATCCTAGGAGGTTTCGGTCTTGTATCTGATGTTACACTTCATAATTCAGTGTCCCAAGTCCCTCCGTTAACAATATCAGGATCCTCTCAAATGGTATCTATCAGTGGAACTTATTTCAATACCTATAATGGAGTTTTCATTGAAccttttcattcttctttttcCATTTTCCTTGCTGGTGATCGCGGGGAAGTGTTTGGTGGGACTGTTGTAGGCAAACTTAAGGCTGCAGCTGATATTTTAATCACAGCCACTCTTTCAAAGAAGCCTGAGTTTTATAAAGGAGACACCATAAATGAAAGTATTCAAGAAGTTGAACAAGATGGACACAAAAACACTCCATTTATGTCTAGTAATGGTGTTACGGAAACAAATTCAAACCACCCAAATTATCAATTCCTTGCTCCTCCTCCAGGTTTTGAGGATGTCAAGCCGTGGAACCATTGCATTCATACTAATAATTACTAG